A stretch of DNA from Fibrobacter sp. UWB11:
GCCACGATGCGGTTGAGCATCAAGCAGTCAGCACCAACTTCACCAAATTCGAACTTAATCGTTTCGCCAGCCTGGAGAGCCTTGATTTCATCAACCGAGAGGCTGTTGAGCTTAGCGGAAATCACCTTCATGTTCTTTGCATAATCCGGCCCCTTTGCCTTAATAGCGAGGAAGTTCGGCTTAGCAGAAAGCTTCACGAGCTTGGTTTCGTCTTCGAGGAACTTCATTTCACGAACGTTGAGTTCTTCGAGAATCAAGTCCTTCATGGTCTCGGCGACATTCTTTTCTTCGGTGCCGTGAGCAACCACCGTCATGCTGGCAATCGGCATACGGTTCTTTACGTTGTTCGTTGCACGAATCACGCGGCCCATTTCGACCATGCCACGCACCATGGCGATGCGTTCCACGAGTTTTTCGTCCATCAGGGACTTGTCTGCACTCGGGAATTCGCAGAGGTGCACGCTCACCGGAGCATTGGCATCCACTTCGCGAACGAGAATCTGGTAGATTTCTTCGGCGAGGAGCGGGAGGAACGGAGCGAGAATCTTGGAGAAATCAACAAGCACCTTGTACATGGTAGCGTAGGCGGCGTTCTTGTCGCCATCGTTTTCGCTCTTCCAGAAACGGCGACGGCTGCGGCGCACGTACCAGTTCGTGAGGTCATCCACCGCGGCAATCACGGCGGGCACCACGTTGTACAGGCGGTAAGCCTTCATTTCCACTTCGACCTTGGCTGCGAGATCCTGCAGCGTTGCAAGCATCCAGCGGTCAAGTTCATTGTCGCTCTTGACTTCTTGACCCGGCTTCCACGTGAGCTGGCCCTTGGCGGCGTCGGCGTTGTGGTTAGAGACAAAGAATGCCACAGCGTTCCAAAGCGGCAACATCACCTGCTTCACGATGCCCTTCACGCCTTCTTCACTGAAGCGGAGGTCTTCAGCCTTCAAAGCGGCGGAGTTGATCATGAACAAGCGAATGGCGTCAGCACCTGTGCGTTCGATGAGGTCGTTCGGGTCCGGGTAGTTGCGCTTGGACTTACTCATCTTGGAACCGTCTTCGGCCAAGATAATACCGTTCACAATAACGTTCTTGAATGCCGGCTTCTGGAACAAGGCGTTAGAAAGCACGGTCAAGGTGTAGAACCAACCACGAGTCTGGTCGAGGCCTTCGGCAATGAAGTCTGCCGGGAAGCTGCGTTCCACGAGTTCCTTGTTTTCAAACGGGTAATGGCGGCTGGCATACGGCATGGAACCGGATTCGAACCAGCAGTCGAAAACTTCCGGCGTACGGCGGTAAACCTTGCCGTTCTTTTCAATCGTGAGCTTATCGACAAAGTGCTTGTGCAGGTCGTCGAGTTTCACGCCGGTGAGCTGCTGCAGTTCTTCGATAGAGCCCACGGCAATCATGTCGCCGTCGTCGCTGAGCCACACCGGAATCGGCGTACCCCAGAAACGGTTACGGGAAAGGTTCCAGTCGCGGGCGCCTTCGAGCCACTTGCCGAAGCGTCCGTTCTTGATGTGGTCCGGCACCCAGTTCACGGTCTGGTTGTTTTCGACCATCCATTCCTTCAGAGTCTTGGTCACGCCGTCCTTGCTCGTCACAGGCGCATCAATCTTGAGGAACCAAGTCTTGAGGGCGCGGTAAATCAGAGGAACGCCGGTACGCCAGCA
This window harbors:
- the ileS gene encoding isoleucine--tRNA ligase, encoding MFREVKKEETFPQIEERVLGLWDKDESFKKSLDSRPETEPYTFYDGPPFATGLPHYGHLLAGTIKDIVPRYWTMKGKKVPRGFGWDCHGLPIESLVQNELGLAGVAEIQKLGVDKFNETCRGKVLKYTSEWKKTVRRMGRWVDFDKGYKTMDKNFMESVWWVFKQCFDKGLIYQGYRIQPYSPALATPLSNFETNQGYKDRQDPSLTLIFPLNTDEAKFKDTSILVWTTTPWTLYSNFCIVVGPDMDYNLVEQDGKKYWIAASRTAAYFKNPNIVDTCKGSELVGKDYEPLSRISDAFVTPDQLSRHYKIYPADYVSTEDGTGAVHTAPSFGEEDFQKGAELDLGLFDPLDTEGKFTDKVPMWKGLGAKEADKEIIRYFKEQGRVFKQDVIVHSYPHCWRTGVPLIYRALKTWFLKIDAPVTSKDGVTKTLKEWMVENNQTVNWVPDHIKNGRFGKWLEGARDWNLSRNRFWGTPIPVWLSDDGDMIAVGSIEELQQLTGVKLDDLHKHFVDKLTIEKNGKVYRRTPEVFDCWFESGSMPYASRHYPFENKELVERSFPADFIAEGLDQTRGWFYTLTVLSNALFQKPAFKNVIVNGIILAEDGSKMSKSKRNYPDPNDLIERTGADAIRLFMINSAALKAEDLRFSEEGVKGIVKQVMLPLWNAVAFFVSNHNADAAKGQLTWKPGQEVKSDNELDRWMLATLQDLAAKVEVEMKAYRLYNVVPAVIAAVDDLTNWYVRRSRRRFWKSENDGDKNAAYATMYKVLVDFSKILAPFLPLLAEEIYQILVREVDANAPVSVHLCEFPSADKSLMDEKLVERIAMVRGMVEMGRVIRATNNVKNRMPIASMTVVAHGTEEKNVAETMKDLILEELNVREMKFLEDETKLVKLSAKPNFLAIKAKGPDYAKNMKVISAKLNSLSVDEIKALQAGETIKFEFGEVGADCLMLNRIVADGMAVEANQHFTVALDLKITDELRRACVARELVNRIQNRRKDQNYAITDKIEVTLFSASDVFKQAVAENEAYIAGETQAVKIAWAASADGLEANDADGEAFSFTTVKA